A genomic segment from Lignipirellula cremea encodes:
- a CDS encoding FecR domain-containing protein has protein sequence MNLEESQREESLRSLIERVVNGEASPEQSLDLEQRLLADERARNAYLDYVNLHAALARQFLASDASEPLADDDLAELPLLLSREGLAKANRPRRSWFTGVVILLGAVVALAAWGAYAFLPLVDGASTYAPVVVRQTGEIKVLTAGGSLEIASVGRSIAAGETLLVAGDGEVVLRYPDQTEIELSGEATIVVERSPQGGKQLALQHGMLEADVAPQSAQRPLLIVTPHTTVRVLGTRFELATDQVDGTRLDLESGRVELVRGGQQPVYVEPMSIAVVPSTAAAIHISPRPAIRNTPEREATFPGVKSIAFDAEGAALIGASHWQAVYWFEDGRLEANPLSSQGRKGHLLKHHSQTVLAFEDEDPRRVVVWNSHSRQSEGTFTDFAGLERELFGDEESLNGRKPPVKVVAMSPQGDWLAFAGNGRTVRLWQAESGKWLPEMRRYDNKPITAIAASADGQTLAVAVRRTRIDLLNSRDGTLIATWPIPHHVPHSLAFSADGRRLAIGYDGRVKVHDAASGEEIALFEQPGAAFLKVALSPDGQLVATASQSHRVRLWDLTTNSELPMMELGAGIHDLAFSPNGEHLAVVSQGGRMSVWEVGPTTTPDSKVEAQ, from the coding sequence TTGAACCTAGAGGAATCACAACGCGAAGAGTCTTTGCGGTCGCTGATCGAGCGGGTCGTCAATGGCGAAGCCTCGCCGGAACAATCCCTGGACCTGGAGCAGCGCTTGTTGGCGGACGAGCGAGCCCGGAACGCCTATCTCGATTACGTGAACCTGCACGCCGCGCTGGCGCGCCAGTTTTTGGCGAGCGACGCGTCCGAGCCTTTGGCCGACGACGACCTGGCGGAGTTGCCGCTGTTGCTGTCGCGCGAGGGTCTGGCCAAGGCCAACCGCCCCCGACGCTCGTGGTTTACCGGTGTCGTAATCTTGCTGGGCGCGGTCGTCGCCTTGGCGGCCTGGGGCGCGTATGCATTTCTCCCCCTGGTCGATGGCGCCTCGACCTACGCGCCGGTCGTCGTGCGGCAGACCGGAGAGATTAAGGTCCTGACAGCGGGCGGTTCTTTAGAAATCGCCTCCGTCGGACGATCAATCGCGGCTGGGGAAACGCTGCTTGTCGCCGGCGACGGCGAGGTCGTGCTGCGTTATCCGGATCAAACCGAAATCGAACTCTCGGGCGAAGCGACCATCGTGGTCGAACGTTCGCCGCAAGGCGGCAAGCAGCTTGCACTTCAGCACGGCATGCTGGAGGCCGACGTGGCGCCGCAGTCCGCCCAGCGCCCCTTGCTGATCGTCACGCCGCATACGACGGTGCGCGTGCTAGGAACGCGATTTGAATTGGCGACCGATCAGGTCGACGGCACGCGACTCGATCTGGAGAGCGGCCGGGTGGAGCTCGTTCGGGGCGGCCAACAGCCCGTCTACGTCGAACCGATGTCGATTGCCGTGGTGCCGTCGACCGCCGCCGCGATCCACATCTCTCCCCGGCCGGCGATCCGGAATACCCCCGAGCGCGAAGCGACGTTCCCCGGCGTCAAGTCGATTGCGTTCGACGCCGAGGGCGCCGCTTTGATCGGCGCCAGCCACTGGCAGGCTGTCTATTGGTTTGAAGATGGTCGGCTGGAAGCGAATCCCCTCAGCAGCCAAGGGCGTAAAGGCCATCTCCTCAAGCACCATTCGCAAACAGTTCTGGCGTTTGAAGACGAGGATCCTCGCAGGGTCGTCGTCTGGAATTCCCACTCACGACAATCGGAAGGAACCTTTACAGACTTCGCCGGTTTGGAGAGAGAACTTTTCGGAGACGAAGAATCCTTGAACGGTCGCAAGCCGCCCGTGAAAGTCGTCGCGATGTCGCCGCAAGGCGACTGGCTGGCGTTCGCCGGCAATGGACGGACGGTTCGCCTGTGGCAGGCGGAAAGCGGAAAGTGGCTGCCCGAGATGCGGCGGTATGACAACAAACCGATCACGGCGATCGCCGCTTCGGCGGACGGTCAGACGCTCGCCGTCGCGGTGCGTCGGACACGCATCGATCTGCTGAATTCCCGCGATGGGACGTTGATCGCCACCTGGCCGATCCCGCACCACGTTCCCCATTCACTCGCCTTCTCGGCCGACGGCCGTCGCCTGGCCATCGGGTACGACGGACGCGTCAAGGTGCACGACGCCGCCAGCGGTGAAGAGATCGCCCTGTTTGAACAGCCCGGCGCAGCCTTCCTGAAAGTCGCCCTGTCGCCCGACGGCCAGTTGGTGGCGACCGCCAGTCAGAGCCATCGGGTTCGCCTGTGGGATCTGACGACCAACAGCGAGCTGCCCATGATGGAGCTCGGCGCCGGAATTCATGACCTGGCATTCTCACCCAACGGCGAGCATCTGGCGGTCGTTTCGCAAGGCGGCCGGATGAGCGTTTGGGAAGTCGGCCCCACGACAACTCCCGATTCGAAAGTCGAGGCCCAATGA
- a CDS encoding sigma-70 family RNA polymerase sigma factor — protein sequence MALFVRHEPAIHSFVLTLLTDRTSAEDVMQQASLTMWRRFDQYRTGSSFRNWAFQVAKFTAMNHLTKVRRDRHVFSQQLLDLLAEQAIQRSEQLEAQRSALAFCLEKLKEEDRRLLAGCYGESSTIKAFAETLGQSANAVYKRLNRIRDALLGCIQRRLGLETEY from the coding sequence GTGGCGTTGTTTGTACGGCATGAACCGGCCATCCACTCGTTCGTGTTGACCTTGCTCACCGATCGGACGTCGGCCGAGGACGTCATGCAGCAGGCCAGTTTGACGATGTGGCGACGGTTCGATCAATACCGGACGGGCTCCAGCTTTCGCAATTGGGCGTTCCAGGTGGCGAAGTTCACGGCCATGAACCACCTCACCAAGGTGCGTCGCGATCGCCATGTGTTCAGCCAGCAATTGCTCGACTTGCTGGCCGAACAAGCAATACAGCGCAGCGAACAACTTGAGGCGCAGCGGAGCGCTTTGGCTTTTTGCCTTGAGAAATTGAAAGAAGAAGATCGCCGCCTCCTGGCAGGATGCTACGGCGAGTCGAGCACGATCAAAGCCTTTGCGGAAACGCTGGGCCAATCCGCCAACGCCGTTTACAAACGGTTAAATCGTATCCGCGACGCACTGCTGGGATGCATCCAGCGTCGACTCGGTCTGGAGACAGAATATTGA
- a CDS encoding DUF1501 domain-containing protein produces MNTPSTNSNLCPRREHAFSRRALLHGAIAGGVAFGGFRRLFAAEQVAAARKNDKRVLLVFMSGGPSQFETWDPKPGQPTGGPHISIPTSMPGVHFDEFMPNLARLAHRMITVRSMTSSNGDHDQGGYVAQTAYNPSALVAPAPHWLSICAHEQPAADPGLPSYVMLGKDNFGSLHVPGSGYLGAPYQGLLCPGGGAGPEDLPAPSEEALADFQRREQLRSSFSKAFAQGRSAGLVQSHDGSFEQVGRLLQSADLFDISHESTSDFDRYGDSKLGRDCILARRLLERGVPFVRVQHQSGLAWDKHRRAFQSQRWITSEFDTAMGALIDDLIDRGLWDSTLLVLMGEFGRTPQIQGQGQPGRNHWTKCWSLAFGGCGLQEGVVVGSTNENGTDLADRPVTIHDLFATFYTALGVNPHKELEFENRPIPFIEDKLGQPMQEVF; encoded by the coding sequence ATGAATACGCCTTCTACGAATAGCAACCTGTGCCCCCGTCGCGAGCACGCCTTCTCGCGTCGGGCTCTGTTGCACGGAGCGATCGCCGGGGGAGTCGCTTTTGGCGGCTTCCGGCGCTTGTTCGCCGCCGAGCAGGTCGCGGCCGCGAGGAAGAACGACAAACGCGTGCTGCTGGTCTTTATGAGCGGCGGGCCCAGCCAGTTTGAAACGTGGGACCCAAAGCCCGGCCAACCAACAGGCGGGCCGCACATCTCGATTCCCACTTCCATGCCCGGCGTGCATTTTGACGAGTTCATGCCGAACCTGGCGCGGCTCGCCCACCGCATGATCACCGTTCGCAGCATGACCAGCAGCAACGGCGATCACGACCAGGGCGGCTATGTCGCACAAACGGCCTACAATCCCAGCGCGCTCGTCGCCCCGGCGCCGCATTGGCTGTCGATCTGCGCCCATGAGCAACCGGCGGCCGATCCAGGCTTGCCGTCGTATGTCATGCTGGGCAAAGACAATTTTGGCTCGCTGCATGTGCCCGGCTCCGGTTATCTGGGAGCACCCTACCAGGGGTTGCTCTGCCCCGGCGGCGGCGCCGGGCCGGAAGATCTGCCGGCGCCCAGCGAGGAAGCCCTGGCGGATTTTCAGCGGCGCGAGCAACTACGAAGTTCGTTCAGCAAGGCGTTCGCCCAGGGTCGGTCGGCGGGCCTGGTGCAATCGCATGACGGCTCCTTTGAGCAAGTCGGACGGCTGCTGCAGTCGGCCGATCTGTTCGACATCTCGCACGAATCGACGAGCGACTTCGACCGTTACGGCGACAGCAAGCTGGGCCGCGACTGTATCCTGGCCCGGCGTCTGCTGGAACGCGGCGTGCCGTTTGTCCGGGTGCAGCATCAAAGCGGCCTGGCCTGGGACAAGCACCGCAGGGCGTTCCAAAGCCAGCGCTGGATCACCAGCGAATTTGACACGGCGATGGGCGCGCTGATCGACGATCTCATCGACCGCGGCCTGTGGGACAGCACGCTGCTGGTGCTGATGGGCGAGTTCGGCCGCACCCCGCAGATCCAGGGTCAAGGCCAGCCCGGCCGGAACCACTGGACCAAGTGCTGGTCGCTTGCCTTCGGCGGTTGCGGTCTCCAGGAGGGCGTTGTGGTTGGTTCCACTAATGAAAACGGAACCGATTTGGCCGATCGGCCCGTCACGATTCACGATCTGTTCGCCACCTTCTATACGGCCCTGGGCGTCAATCCGCACAAAGAACTGGAATTCGAGAACCGGCCGATTCCGTTCATCGAAGACAAACTCGGCCAACCCATGCAAGAAGTGTTTTAA
- a CDS encoding WD40 repeat domain-containing protein, with amino-acid sequence MPEPTQLSKVDKTFYVDDGEKRGPMTMLRVRFHPHEAKLVAACADRRAALFDLDGEPTEVKGRGKCVLGELVCPHERGWVRCLDFHPDGRQLATGGSDRTLRLWAWKDGRPGDQPLEQVSAHAGWVEAVAYSPDGRQIATAGFDRLVKIWQADNLKLLHTLSGHASYVDEVVYTSDGRLLSGGEDGRVIVWDAQAGSLLQTIEFGGANDQSGQTPNHSGVHRLAVSRDDRWLGVAGGEKLDVYDLASGEIVASERLNMQVAFHPTADLLAGGESEAKFWNYDAGKFVPPKKDKNGKPQNATGIPGKSFAAVKRGEWSLGLRFSPNGKQVALGKADGTVELYDVV; translated from the coding sequence ATGCCTGAGCCCACCCAACTTTCCAAGGTCGACAAGACGTTCTACGTCGACGATGGCGAAAAACGCGGTCCGATGACGATGCTCCGCGTGCGCTTTCATCCGCACGAGGCGAAGCTCGTCGCTGCCTGCGCCGACCGTCGCGCGGCCCTGTTCGACCTGGACGGCGAACCTACCGAAGTGAAAGGCCGCGGCAAGTGCGTGCTGGGCGAACTGGTTTGCCCGCATGAAAGGGGCTGGGTCCGTTGCCTTGACTTCCATCCCGACGGCCGGCAATTGGCGACCGGCGGTTCGGATCGAACGCTGCGGCTCTGGGCCTGGAAAGATGGTCGCCCTGGCGATCAACCGCTGGAGCAGGTTTCCGCACACGCAGGCTGGGTGGAAGCGGTCGCCTATTCGCCGGATGGTCGACAGATTGCGACCGCCGGTTTTGACCGCCTGGTGAAAATCTGGCAAGCCGATAACCTCAAGCTGCTGCACACGCTGAGCGGCCATGCGAGCTATGTCGACGAGGTCGTCTATACGAGCGATGGCCGCCTCCTCAGCGGCGGCGAAGATGGTCGCGTGATCGTCTGGGACGCCCAGGCGGGGAGCCTGCTGCAGACGATCGAGTTCGGCGGCGCGAACGATCAGTCAGGGCAAACGCCCAATCACAGCGGCGTGCATCGCCTGGCCGTCAGCCGCGACGACCGCTGGCTCGGCGTCGCCGGCGGCGAGAAGCTGGACGTGTACGATCTGGCCTCCGGAGAAATCGTCGCCAGCGAACGGCTCAACATGCAAGTCGCCTTTCATCCGACCGCGGATCTGCTGGCTGGCGGGGAAAGCGAAGCGAAGTTCTGGAACTACGACGCCGGCAAATTCGTCCCGCCAAAGAAAGACAAGAACGGCAAGCCGCAGAACGCCACCGGCATTCCCGGCAAGTCGTTCGCCGCCGTCAAACGGGGCGAATGGTCGCTCGGGCTTCGTTTTTCTCCCAACGGCAAACAGGTTGCGCTCGGCAAGGCGGACGGCACGGTGGAGCTATACGATGTGGTGTAA
- a CDS encoding DUF1549 domain-containing protein: MWCKSTLSAVLLLASTAPVLAADPVSQIIDDEINAALLAEKIAPAPPATDSELLRRLYLDILGRIPTPDEAQRFSSDSRADKHHRLIDELLASEEMPAYWRSVMDEWFNGGLLERDFGNDGFLTYLEQALRTNKPWNQIAREMLDPDLTDEQQHGAAYFLAVRLRSGDNAAKIDSMTSGVASVFFGVQLQCAKCHDHPFVDQWKQDHYYGLAAFLGRTQEAKVGNTPAIKERAEGEVTFLNTSQEEKTAQLMFLDSRVFDEPPPPEDRNQWYAKGKNGLPDAPYFSRRQVLADYALTAESPFFKRAIINRLWKQLMGRGLVEPVDQMHAENPASHPALLQRLADDFAQQGFNLRRLMAGILHSDAYLRSTQWTGAGDRPRDASYAVGLLKPLTPDQLAVSIGVATGHYDLFRAKLEREQEKRKIAQLTPAVERAIYASDREVREFASRFRTSGDRFEANASQALFLSYNSRMQKQLQPSAGNLVDQLSKQTSNADAIQQAFLATLSRPPSSEETNHVEQFLSSSSAPRPQLWGELVWSLLCSAEFRFNH, from the coding sequence ATGTGGTGTAAGTCAACGCTGTCGGCCGTCCTGCTGCTCGCATCCACTGCGCCGGTCCTGGCCGCCGACCCGGTCAGCCAGATCATCGACGACGAAATCAACGCGGCGTTACTAGCGGAAAAGATCGCTCCCGCTCCGCCTGCCACCGATAGCGAACTGCTGCGGCGACTTTATCTCGACATTCTGGGACGCATCCCCACGCCGGACGAGGCCCAGCGCTTCTCTAGTGACAGCCGCGCCGACAAGCATCATCGTTTGATCGACGAGCTCCTGGCCAGCGAGGAAATGCCCGCTTACTGGCGGAGCGTGATGGACGAATGGTTCAACGGCGGGCTGCTGGAACGGGACTTCGGGAACGACGGGTTTTTGACCTACCTGGAGCAAGCACTGCGGACCAACAAGCCGTGGAATCAGATTGCTCGCGAAATGCTCGATCCCGATCTGACCGACGAGCAGCAGCACGGGGCGGCCTACTTCCTGGCCGTACGGCTGCGCAGCGGCGATAACGCGGCCAAGATCGACAGCATGACCAGCGGCGTGGCCAGCGTCTTCTTTGGCGTGCAGCTGCAGTGCGCCAAATGCCATGACCATCCGTTTGTCGATCAGTGGAAGCAGGATCATTACTACGGTCTGGCTGCATTTCTCGGCCGGACGCAGGAGGCGAAAGTCGGCAACACGCCAGCAATCAAAGAACGGGCGGAAGGGGAAGTCACCTTTCTCAACACGAGCCAGGAGGAGAAGACGGCCCAGCTGATGTTCCTCGACAGCCGGGTGTTCGACGAACCGCCGCCGCCGGAGGACCGGAACCAGTGGTACGCCAAAGGGAAGAACGGCCTGCCCGACGCCCCTTATTTCAGTCGGCGCCAGGTGCTGGCCGACTATGCCTTGACGGCCGAGTCCCCCTTTTTCAAACGGGCCATCATCAATCGCCTGTGGAAGCAGCTGATGGGCCGCGGCCTGGTCGAGCCGGTTGATCAGATGCACGCCGAAAATCCCGCCTCGCATCCGGCGCTGCTCCAGCGCCTGGCCGACGACTTCGCCCAGCAGGGCTTCAATCTGCGGCGCCTGATGGCCGGCATCCTGCATAGCGACGCTTATCTCCGGAGCACGCAGTGGACCGGCGCCGGAGATCGGCCGCGCGACGCGTCGTACGCCGTTGGCCTGCTGAAGCCGCTCACGCCGGACCAGCTGGCCGTCAGCATCGGCGTCGCCACCGGGCATTATGACCTGTTTCGGGCGAAGCTGGAGCGCGAGCAAGAGAAACGGAAAATCGCTCAGCTGACTCCCGCCGTCGAGCGAGCGATCTACGCCAGCGATCGCGAAGTGCGCGAGTTCGCCTCGCGCTTCCGCACCAGCGGCGACCGCTTTGAAGCGAACGCCAGCCAGGCGTTGTTCCTCTCCTACAATTCGCGGATGCAAAAGCAGCTGCAGCCCTCCGCCGGCAATCTGGTGGACCAGCTCAGCAAGCAAACCAGCAACGCCGACGCGATCCAGCAGGCGTTCCTGGCGACTCTTTCCCGCCCGCCCAGCAGCGAAGAGACGAACCACGTTGAACAGTTTCTCTCCTCCAGCAGCGCCCCGCGTCCACAACTCTGGGGCGAACTCGTCTGGTCCCTGCTGTGCAGCGCTGAATTCCGCTTTAACCATTAA
- a CDS encoding outer membrane protein assembly factor BamB family protein: MPQLRKTLAGWLAGCTLSLGMVSLVQAQPTGWRGDGSGRFETAQPPTQWSQESENIVWKVEVGGGYSSPVLSGGRLFLTAQPSDVVCIDAESGQELWRQAAGYAAALGEQEAARIAEKQAQLEAEKKELGKQQEALRKSNPDSPELELLNERRQAIDKQRQEFEREFPPEKRGGAGNAAATIACDGKRVFALFGTGILAAFDVDGDRLWIQRLEAPQQGFGHSASPVLASGHLIVHIEQLKALDPATGEAVWSVDLPAKFGTPIVTRIAGQEVLITPSGALVVANEGKVLTEKQFGLSNNSPLVHDGVLYAHEGGEIKAFRLPATLQTPLKLELLWETSATRDQRMASAVYHDGLLYGGGRRGIMEVIDAETGNSVYRKRLDIGELFASPTLAGGYLYYGGKDGQTLVLRPGRKYDEVAINASERINATPLFAGRRMYLRADRSLYCIEAGEAGAE, from the coding sequence ATGCCGCAACTTCGAAAAACTCTCGCCGGTTGGCTGGCCGGGTGCACGCTTTCTCTCGGCATGGTTTCGCTGGTGCAGGCGCAACCGACCGGCTGGCGGGGCGATGGATCGGGGCGTTTTGAAACAGCGCAACCGCCGACGCAATGGTCGCAGGAATCGGAGAACATCGTCTGGAAGGTGGAGGTCGGCGGAGGTTATTCGTCGCCGGTGCTAAGCGGCGGGCGCCTGTTTCTTACGGCGCAACCGTCGGACGTCGTTTGCATCGATGCAGAAAGCGGCCAAGAGTTATGGCGGCAGGCGGCCGGCTATGCAGCGGCGTTAGGCGAACAGGAAGCGGCCCGCATCGCCGAGAAGCAGGCGCAGCTTGAAGCCGAGAAAAAAGAGCTGGGGAAGCAGCAAGAAGCGTTGCGCAAGAGCAATCCCGATTCGCCAGAATTGGAGCTGTTGAACGAACGGCGCCAGGCCATCGACAAGCAGCGACAGGAGTTTGAACGTGAATTCCCGCCGGAAAAACGGGGCGGAGCCGGCAATGCCGCCGCGACGATCGCTTGCGACGGCAAGCGCGTCTTCGCCTTGTTCGGCACCGGCATCCTCGCGGCGTTTGATGTGGACGGCGACCGCCTTTGGATCCAACGCCTGGAAGCTCCGCAACAAGGTTTTGGCCACAGCGCCTCGCCGGTGCTCGCCAGCGGCCATTTGATCGTGCATATCGAGCAACTCAAGGCGCTTGATCCTGCCACCGGTGAGGCGGTCTGGAGCGTCGATCTGCCAGCGAAGTTCGGTACGCCAATCGTGACCCGCATTGCCGGTCAAGAGGTGCTCATCACGCCGTCGGGCGCGCTGGTCGTCGCCAACGAAGGAAAGGTGCTGACGGAAAAGCAGTTTGGCTTGTCCAACAACTCGCCGCTGGTCCATGACGGCGTGCTTTACGCTCACGAAGGCGGTGAGATCAAAGCGTTTCGGTTGCCAGCGACGCTGCAGACGCCGCTGAAGCTCGAACTCCTGTGGGAGACATCGGCCACCCGCGACCAGCGGATGGCGTCGGCCGTCTATCACGACGGTCTGCTCTACGGCGGAGGTCGTCGCGGCATCATGGAAGTCATCGACGCCGAAACGGGCAATTCGGTCTATCGCAAACGATTGGATATCGGGGAGCTGTTCGCCAGTCCCACCCTGGCAGGCGGATATCTTTATTACGGCGGCAAGGACGGTCAGACCCTGGTGCTGCGACCTGGCCGAAAGTACGACGAAGTCGCCATCAATGCGTCCGAGCGCATCAACGCCACCCCGTTGTTCGCCGGACGGCGCATGTACCTTCGCGCCGATCGATCCCTGTACTGCATCGAAGCTGGCGAGGCGGGTGCGGAATGA
- a CDS encoding PSD1 and planctomycete cytochrome C domain-containing protein: MEKSLYHGVLFLLIAAAPAIRAAEPDSSQAIRPDLTYHADIRPLLQKHCLDCHGADQADADFRVDSYQLLLQGGVEAGPAVTPGKADESPLVQYLTGKRTPRMPKQRKALADAEVGLIRAWIDQGAPAGEPQQEVSFSEEQIVFFETSIRPLLAQHCMNCHGTDKANGNLAFLARQDLLQGGTLGPAIVPGQPDESLLIAAVRQTGKLRMPKNKPPLDDESIALLEKWIAMDAPWPATSLTDPPKIRTKFVVYDSDREHWAFQPVVRPELPAVAHPAWPRDDLDRFILARLESEQLTPAPPTARRTLMRRVSFDLTGLPPSLEDLNEYLSPTSDAPPERYVDKLLDSQEFGVHWARHWLDHVRYRPYPKKSEADDPYRQWVIDAFNEDMPYDQFLKMQIAGDLLPADKPDEVHLDGLIAVRPWSLKSRHEDQIDLLGRTFMGLSLFCARCHDHKLEPISRDDYYAIQGIFESSRVVQTPFLKERAKFDDYMAGLARTQANEARMKKELKQYSSLASLVDLRARIETERKKLDDPAQDMAKVQANLEKLQGEETTRLAEIQQQKKIAIDAPEAIEYMQLRRENSDFAEKWKEVFQLDALVDQSESDKIADAAPPRLGVESKSGEPAPADAPVPRRFPTILAGFDQTPLGEQTQQSGRVELAEWLADARHPITARLMTNRIWYYLLGEGLVPSLSNFGRSGDAPSHPELLDYLSHNFVEQNWSMKQLIRKIVLSATYQQTSKLEVSPDEQAQRLRWFGVARRKRLEVESIYRTLNLLELDPAASERRRDPPVDLTNEMRLLFDGASSDLIVPRRTSSASPLQALFLMNSEHIQASTERFAVRLCQSPDDSQQIGQAFLLLYGREVTPPELHAGESFLAAWQADPSDSPDEKRKNDEVPPAELSKWRAYLQVLLLTNEFLYVD, from the coding sequence ATGGAGAAATCGCTTTACCACGGAGTCTTGTTCCTGCTCATCGCCGCCGCCCCCGCGATCCGGGCGGCGGAACCCGATTCGAGCCAGGCCATTCGCCCGGATCTCACGTATCACGCCGATATCCGTCCGCTCCTGCAGAAACACTGCCTGGATTGCCATGGCGCCGATCAGGCGGACGCCGACTTCCGCGTGGACAGTTACCAGCTGCTGCTCCAAGGCGGCGTCGAAGCCGGCCCGGCCGTGACGCCGGGCAAAGCCGACGAGAGCCCGCTGGTGCAGTATCTCACCGGCAAGCGTACGCCGCGCATGCCGAAACAGCGTAAAGCGCTGGCGGATGCCGAGGTTGGGCTGATCCGCGCCTGGATCGATCAAGGCGCTCCGGCCGGCGAGCCGCAACAGGAGGTGTCGTTCTCCGAAGAACAGATCGTCTTTTTTGAAACGAGCATTCGCCCGCTCTTGGCCCAACACTGCATGAACTGCCACGGTACGGACAAAGCGAATGGCAACCTGGCGTTCCTTGCCCGCCAGGATCTGCTGCAGGGTGGAACGCTGGGGCCGGCAATCGTACCCGGCCAGCCCGACGAGAGTCTGCTGATCGCGGCCGTTCGTCAAACGGGCAAGTTGCGCATGCCGAAAAACAAGCCGCCGCTGGACGACGAGTCGATCGCCCTGCTCGAAAAATGGATCGCCATGGACGCCCCCTGGCCGGCGACCAGCCTGACCGACCCGCCCAAGATCCGCACCAAATTTGTCGTTTACGATTCGGATCGGGAGCATTGGGCCTTCCAGCCAGTCGTTCGTCCCGAGCTTCCCGCCGTGGCGCACCCGGCATGGCCCCGCGACGACTTGGATCGCTTTATTCTGGCCCGTCTGGAATCGGAGCAGCTTACGCCGGCCCCGCCCACTGCACGGCGAACGTTGATGCGCCGGGTGTCTTTTGATCTGACCGGTCTGCCGCCCTCGCTGGAAGATCTGAACGAGTACCTCTCGCCGACCAGCGACGCGCCGCCCGAACGCTACGTCGACAAACTGCTCGACTCCCAAGAGTTCGGCGTCCACTGGGCCCGGCACTGGCTCGACCATGTCCGCTATCGCCCTTATCCAAAAAAGTCGGAAGCGGACGATCCGTATCGTCAGTGGGTGATCGACGCTTTCAACGAGGACATGCCTTACGACCAGTTTCTCAAGATGCAAATCGCCGGCGACCTGCTTCCCGCGGATAAACCGGACGAGGTCCATCTCGACGGTCTCATCGCCGTGCGGCCGTGGTCGCTCAAGTCGCGTCATGAAGATCAGATCGATCTGCTGGGACGCACCTTCATGGGGCTCAGTCTGTTCTGTGCGCGGTGCCATGACCACAAGCTCGAACCGATCAGCCGGGACGATTACTACGCCATCCAAGGCATCTTTGAAAGCAGCCGGGTGGTTCAAACTCCGTTTCTTAAGGAGCGGGCGAAGTTCGACGACTACATGGCGGGCCTCGCCCGGACCCAGGCGAACGAAGCGCGGATGAAGAAGGAACTCAAGCAGTACTCCTCGCTGGCGAGCCTGGTCGATCTGCGTGCCCGGATTGAAACGGAACGCAAGAAACTGGACGATCCCGCGCAGGACATGGCAAAAGTCCAGGCGAACCTGGAAAAACTGCAGGGGGAAGAAACGACACGCCTCGCCGAAATCCAGCAGCAGAAGAAGATTGCCATCGATGCCCCCGAAGCAATCGAATACATGCAGCTGCGGCGAGAAAACAGCGACTTTGCGGAGAAGTGGAAAGAGGTCTTTCAGCTCGACGCCCTGGTCGATCAATCGGAGAGCGACAAAATCGCCGACGCCGCTCCGCCCAGGCTGGGAGTCGAATCGAAGTCAGGCGAGCCTGCCCCCGCCGACGCTCCCGTGCCGCGCCGCTTTCCCACGATCCTGGCGGGCTTCGATCAAACGCCGCTAGGCGAACAGACCCAGCAGAGCGGCCGCGTCGAACTGGCCGAATGGCTGGCCGACGCCAGGCATCCGATCACTGCGCGGCTAATGACGAATCGCATCTGGTACTACTTGCTGGGCGAAGGTCTGGTTCCCTCGCTGTCGAACTTTGGACGCAGCGGCGACGCGCCTTCCCACCCGGAGTTGCTCGATTACTTGAGCCACAATTTCGTCGAGCAGAACTGGTCGATGAAACAGCTGATCCGCAAAATCGTCCTCTCGGCGACGTATCAACAGACGTCGAAGTTGGAAGTCTCGCCGGACGAACAGGCTCAGCGCTTGCGATGGTTTGGCGTGGCGCGGCGGAAGCGGCTGGAGGTGGAGTCGATCTATCGCACGCTCAACCTGCTCGAACTCGATCCCGCAGCAAGCGAACGGCGACGCGACCCGCCTGTCGATCTGACGAACGAGATGCGGCTGCTGTTCGACGGCGCCAGCAGCGACCTGATCGTTCCCCGCCGCACGTCGTCCGCTTCGCCTTTGCAGGCGCTGTTTCTGATGAACAGCGAACACATCCAAGCCAGCACCGAGCGGTTCGCCGTGCGGTTGTGCCAGTCGCCGGACGACTCCCAACAGATCGGGCAGGCCTTCCTGTTGCTCTACGGCCGTGAGGTTACCCCGCCAGAGCTCCACGCCGGCGAGTCCTTCCTAGCTGCCTGGCAAGCGGACCCTTCCGACAGTCCCGATGAAAAGCGAAAGAACGACGAAGTCCCGCCCGCTGAACTCAGCAAGTGGCGGGCCTACCTGCAGGTCCTGCTGTTAACGAATGAATTCCTCTACGTGGATTAG